The following DNA comes from Sander lucioperca isolate FBNREF2018 chromosome 2, SLUC_FBN_1.2, whole genome shotgun sequence.
AGGGGGACAAAAGCAAAACCTAATTTGGCAAGCTGGCTAGCAAACCCGCCTGTCTGTGCCACATGCGACATGAAGTGGAGGAAGCCATTTGACTTTTCTGTGGTTGCATGTCTTCAGCAGACTCAAACACTGCCAGCAACACAGCACTGCTAAGCCCGTTACTACTATATTACAGCTTTTTAAGCATATAACTAGTGTTCTTCAAAAGCATTTTATCAAATAGGAATTTGGTATTAAATCTGTTATTCAAATTAAAACGCCTTTGATAATCTTTTTTGCCCTGTTAGCagcatggctctagggatggcaatatCAGTCAGTTGGTCATTAATATACAGTcattcatgtccccctgaggATGACTTGTTattactttggtgatcccctgactctatcaggtcaaaatttcactttgtccaatactttgttttatgccgaatacctgcaaaactaatgacattcccttcagcctcagctgtactttaggTTTAGTGCAAATTTGCAAACGATAGCATGTTAAACTGAGATGGTGAACACGGTAAACGTTATACCTGCTACATGTCAGCATTTTTTCatatcattgtgagcatgttatcAAAGGGCCGTtctgcctaagtacagcctcacagatctGATAGCATGGCTCTAGACTCTCAATCTTGTTTACATAAATTGTCTATCGGAAGGAGAATTTTAAGATTAGGTTTCATTAAACAGCTTATTCAACACATTTGTAAATTAgcacttgtgtgtatgtgtgtacctgGAAGGATCCCATGCAGAGCTCGATACAGAGGCGCAGGTTAACATTGAAGTAGTCAGGCAGAAAATTGAAGACCATGTAGTGAGTACCAAACaaagggatgaggaggagggtggACTTAGTCAGGCGTCTGTTGCACAAAAGGCAAGAAACAAGATGCAGGAGGTGAAGCTACCTCAGGGAGTCATTTAGTGAGCATCTAATCTGAATGCTGCTCCGGGAAAGCATCATGCATGCAGACACACTAATCATCAGATACCAATCAAGagaatattgtgtgtgtgtgtgtgtgtgtgtgtgtgtgtgtgtgtgtgtgtgtgtgtgtgtctgtgtgtgtctgtgtgtgtgtgcgtcggtCTGTACACAGCTTTTGTTAATGAGGAGAAAGGTTGCAGCAGGAGCATGATTCAAAGTGAGGATAATAAAATGTGAGTGCAGGGGAACATATCAATTATTACCTGGTGCAATTAATTCAAGCTTCACTCAACTTACATACCTTTGGTGCTGTATGTCTTTAATAAGATCCGGATATGCATGATGTCCCTGAACACTTTCAACCAATTAGTGAGCCTGTTTCAATTACAAATTATGATTCTGGGAAGTGAAAAGGTAGACGTGCCCAGACTGACTAGCTGAGGTTCAGTAGTGACTGAATGAATTATGCCGTGTTTCCGACTGTGGTGCATCAAAAGTTTTCACACAACTTGCATCTTTTGCTACATCAAAGTGTGAACTTATCAGAGTGAGAAAGTATTAAAGTAAGTGAAAAAGTACTTGAAAAGGTGTCCATTCAACAGATAAACAAGATAAACAAGTCACATGGACACAATTTTGAAAATCCAAGATTGTGTGAGAAAAGATGAAAGCTAAATTTGATAAAAGCAGTACATGCAGTAATGTCTAAAGTAGGAGATACTGTATCACTGCTGAGTTCAGCCTCTCATACTGTGTGTGCAGCTAAAGCATTACCTGTACTGAGAGGAGTTATTGAAGTGGATCAGCCGAGGATTGAGCTTCTGTATCAGGATTCTGATGATGTTCATGAAGAGTATAAAATTGACCTGTTGATTGAAAAAGCAAGAATGAAAAAAGACTCTCTATTCTGACatgcacaaaaacaaataatctGCATAGCAATTTGTTAAGTGCATAATTAACAGATTTGTTTCGGCACAATAGGATCATTTACCGCTATAGACACAACAATTGGTCCCTTGATGATCCACCAATAGGGCGAGTCCTCGTTGATGTCCCAACATCTATGTAGgaagacattttgaaatgcgCACTTTAGTCCGTCTGCAGAAGTTCTTTTAGGTGTGATGTACAATTACTTCAACTGACCGTGGAACAAAAATCAACTCATAACCAGAAACAAATAGAAATTAGTACAAATTGAGCACAAAttacacattgtttttaaaagtttaGTGCCTCACCTCCTGTCTTATCGGTGTATTTCTTCCTCAAAaacctatactgtatatcagtAAATCTTAGGAAAATGCTACACTGTGGCTCTGTTGGTCATTATGTATGTTGGAATGGGATGTCAATGTATGTATATAGGAAATAACTGTGCTTGTGGAGATAGAAGCAGTAGAAGTTTATACAAACTCTGTGTCCTCAAAATACACCCTGGATCCAATCCACAGGACAATGAAGAGCACAGGTACACCTGTGGAGAGGCAAAAACGAAAAACTAATGTCAGTTAGATGCAATCAATACACACTGAGTTGGTTGaatcataaaaagacagtgagCAGCGTGTGAACCTGTCGAATGACAACTTTTCTTGTATCTGTATTGATCTgtaaatggaatattattaataataataataataataataaattgaatttatatagtgcttttcatGAACTCAAAGTCGCTTTTGTAGAAGCTGCATGCACTACACGTCTACAGTATATGTTCTGATCAATTTCCTGCCTTGCCACTGCTGGAACAAATGTCTGTGTATTCATTTTACTAGTGGCAAGTTAAGGGATAGAAACATTCAACCCACAAATATAAGCAAATACATTCATAGTAGAGATTGCCACAGGGATGTAAACTAAATTCAGTTTGTTTGGTAATTACAGCTGATGCCATCGAGCCAGGAGAGTTTCTGGCTGTATTCAAATAATAAGTTGGGGATGTTGGCTGATGGCAGTCTGTCTGCCTCTTGTTGTCCCTAAAGACAGCTGTGAATCTCTTTTGAATCACAGAATTGCAGTAAATATCTCACTGTTCAGCTCAATAGGTTTGAAATCAGATTGAAAAATCAAGAAATCTGGTATgcgaattaaaaaaagaaaagctgcaaCACAAGGCGAAAATAGTGTCCAAAATAGAGACATGGACTGAAAACTGCAAATCGTACAATGCCAGTGTTAGAGTATCAGGAGAATAACTGTCTGGAGCATCATATTTTAGGGATATTaataaaaaacactcacatcaaaaaagcagaaaaacattttgcacataATGCACTGGCTGCATAAACAGAATAAACAGCAGTACCATGGCCCAAACAAACCAATGTGGACTTGAGTGCACTTGCAAACTATTCAGGCAATTTGCATTAATAACTATTATTCTTGTAGAAGTGTAACTCACCTTGAGCCAACATTCATGTAATGCAGAGAGTAAAAGTCAAGTATCTGTAAATATATATGATCCAGTCTCTAAGTCCCCTCATTTGTAATCCTTGCATATATTAcctaatgtcttttttttaacagcaattATAATACAGAGCTATCATAAAATCGAACCAAACTCTGCAGCTCAGCGTGAAATATGTTGAGGAAACCGTATATGTCAAGGTCTCTCACCCCATCCCAGCAGGCTGAAGCCCCAGAGGCACCGACGGCTGTGATTAAAGGACGAAAGCAGCAGGGAATTGAGGTAGAGCGCCTCCACCAGGAGCCAGAAAAAATTGGACATTACACAGTAGTGACAGAAGACCACAGAGGCCTTACAGGCAAACTGGAcagaagaaaacacaggaaggaaaagaagaatacAGAGTGAACTGTAAGTGGGGGGGTTAGTATAAGAGCGGAGGTGCACAGTCAATATGCGATGAGAGCGATCAGGAATCTGCCCGTAGGAATTTCTTACTACAACCAAGAACCTTTTCCCGCCATTGTCATTATCTTACTGTGGAAAGGGTGCAGTGGTTGGTGTCGTCACTCGAGAACAGAGTTGCATCCTTTATGAACACCGCCACAGCTTTCAGGATAAATGTGATGAAGAGCTGGATGTGAATGAAGTTCCTGGCACAACGCAGCCTCCTGAAAAATTAGGTGACACACATGTAATAAATGTACTGTAGTGTTTGACAGAAAAAGGtttgacagaaaatacaaacaaaaacaataaataacattAAACCAGAGATGGAAGTTATGGAACTGTGATTTTAAAGGGATTTCATAACAGATTTGTAAAACCAGCtggacagagaaaaaaagaaaccataAATAAAGAGGTTTTGTGTTTCTgctgtacatgcatgcatccagtGAACCATAGAGCAGAGTGGTGGGGGTGTGAGGAAACCCTTGACATTGTGTCAATCAGTTGCTAAGTGGACTATAGGACCAGTTAGCTCCAGGTCAATAAGGGTCCAAATCCAAGATGGAAAATATTGGAACTGAGAGATGGACACAGGTGGAGAAGGAGAATTACATCAGGGATTATGAGACGGAAAATGATGGTGAGTTTTTAGCATCATAACACCATGACGATTCCTTTCATTACAGTTATGTTTGGTTTGTACTTTTGGGTTTCAGGGTCTCTAAAATGACTTTTCACAACAGCATCGCTCCTCTTTCTTAAAAGAAAAGTACAGCATTTTGGGAAAAATGCTCATTTGCTTTTTAggcaagagttagatgagaagaccgATACCTCTCTTCTATGCAAGAGTGGTGTCAAACTTCTCTTCTAACTCTCGACAAGAAAGTGCAAGCTTATTATACTATTCCTCTAATATACTACACAAGGACACCTTTTTAAATGTGTCAAAAGCTAATGGCACTATTAAAGGCCTCACTCTAAGAGAGTCTTGTAATAATTGTTTTTGATTACAGTACAACAATATTGTTGTGATTGCTTGGCTCTCTGTGG
Coding sequences within:
- the ghrhrl gene encoding growth hormone releasing hormone receptor, like, translated to MSCLYVRGIFLTLCWASAALSSLHPECEYIFQLEKEERHCLKYIAEQGNRTTEGCLPFWDAVACWPHAEVGETVQRACPAIFSLFRNNTGSVSRNCTGGGWSRHFPPYHIACSVDDDIPETEQLYFATVKLIYTVGYSISLVVLAVAVFILLFFRRLRCARNFIHIQLFITFILKAVAVFIKDATLFSSDDTNHCTLSTFACKASVVFCHYCVMSNFFWLLVEALYLNSLLLSSFNHSRRCLWGFSLLGWGVPVLFIVLWIGSRVYFEDTECWDINEDSPYWWIIKGPIVVSIAVNFILFMNIIRILIQKLNPRLIHFNNSSQYRRLTKSTLLLIPLFGTHYMVFNFLPDYFNVNLRLCIELCMGSFQGLLVAILYCFLNQEVQKEVHMQWLRWQGRSYGVVSPAAKCSQMDTPF